ccatgcttttttttttttttccagaatccTATATCTAGGAAAatcttctttaaaaaatatacattgtGGTGCTTTGCTGGAAATTTCTTTTTACACTCTagttagggatgcaccgatccacatCCCTGAATTTGGATGTCTGCCGATACTGATAGTATtccgataccagagctctgtttggttgaatattatcattatcattattattaattttacatgatgctgtaataaatcttctccagaggcaagtatgatatgtacgaatgtatgcatgtatgtcccagAAGGCAACTTGAGATAAGTATAAGgtcaggaaaaacaggaaatcctgttaacagtcagtTCAACTTACCTGTTATGGTGTTATCATTTAGCTACATGAGTATATTCTTAGtatttttgcttgtgttttttctttcttttagctTTCTGGTCCAGGCCCAGCTGTTCCGACAGTAAGCCAAGGTGAAGAGGCAGTCGGCTACCTAAATATGGGCTTCTCTGCTCCGCCACCCTCCAGCCCACTGAGCTCACGTGGGGTAGAGGACATGTCCCACCAGAGACCAACATGCCACAACCCCAGCATGCGCAGAGAGCAGGATCGCCTGGACTCTTTCCACTCATGGACGCTCTCCATCATCACACCAGCAGAACTCGCCAAGGCTGGCTTCTACTATTTAGGCCAGTGCGACCGAGTGGCCTGCTTCAGCTGCGGGGGACAGGTGTGTGCCATCACAAGAGCACAATCACACCAGCGACTTTCAGGTTAAGTGTGTGTTAGGGCGTTCGTGTTTTGAACAGGGGACatgacagatgtttttgtttgtatttgcagtTGAGTAATTGGGAGCCAGGTGACAGAGCCGTATCCGAACACCAGAGACATTATCCAAACTGTCGTTTTGTTCGGGGCGACAGAGCTGACAACGTGTCACTGGCCGGAGTGGCAGGAGCTGCGTCCGGAGCGGCCCAACTGTCTGCAGGAGGCCCAGCTCTCAGTAATGTGTCCAACCCTGCCATGCAACAGAGCGAAGAGAGGTTACTCACCTTTGTCAACTGGCCGTCCCGTATACCTGTCCGGCCTGAGCAGCTGGCTAAAGCTGGCTTCTACTATGTAGGTACGGACAATATCAAAGAGATGACATATAATGACCTTATAACAGGgatgtccaaactgttccacaaagggccgtgtggctgcaggtttttgttccagccaagcagcagcacaccagacttgactcatttaatcaactgatctcagtcttcagacagttgattggtcaaactgtgtgctcttgattggttggaacaaaaacctgcagccacaccggccctttgtggaacagtttggacacccctgcctTATAAGGAAGGTGAATATTGGACTTGAACTGATCGGATAGTTACGAACGTGACTCCATAATAATGTAAATAAGTAACTGCTAAGAAATCCAGAATATCAACTTTATATGATCACATATTGGCAGATTggcaaagaaaactgaaaacaaaatacattctaataatattataataaactTCCAGAGGAAAATCCAGATAAAACAATTTAGAGAAAATCTTGAAGCTCTCTTGTAAAAGTTTGAAAACTTTtaatttcttcctctctctgcctttcaacAGTTTTGATACCAGTAAGAGATTTTCCCCACTGTCacatagttgttttttttttttttttttgttgagtggGGGCGTTCTACTGCAGACAGGTTTTTGTCAGTAACAGTTTGTCCAGTTTCTTTTGTTCTGAGCTGGAAACTCCTGACAAAAAATCTTTCTACAGACACCTGGCTATAGACATGATCTCATGTACTAGATATAGGAATGAAATGTCATCACTTTACTTTGAAATGTTTGAagcaaaagaggaaatgaaagatcAGAAACAACCACGTATTCAAATTGGTTTCAGTCATGTTTATTAGAATcactatgtttttctttttccccccatgAAACCCCCCCAAAAACTGCGTCACACTGAAAGCTCTTTGTTTTCCCCGCAGGTCGTAATGATGATGTCAAGTGTTTCTGCTGTGACGGAGGCCTGCGATGCTGGGAGTCTGGAGATGATCCTTGGGTGGAACATGCTAAATGGTTTCCACGGTAAGTGCTGCTgtttcaatttttttaaaaggttGATTGATTAATttggtgtcagtgtgttttccagAGCACCTTAAACTTTGTTAAAGTACTGCTGAGACAGACATTTTGATTGTCAATACATATGAAGAGGATGGTTAATATGAATGTCTGCCTTCTTGTATCTCTGGTTAACTGCAGGTGTGAATATTTGCTCCAGGAGAAGGGACAAGAGTTCGTTCACCAGATCCAGGCTCGTTTTCCTCGGCTGTTTGAGCAGGTCAGTAGAAAGGAGCGTAAAATGTTCTCAGTTTCAAACATTTGGCATAGAGTATGTCATTTAAAAAtgcttatttttctgttttctccccAAAAGCTTTTAACAAATGGAGACAGCAGCTCCAGAGAGTTTGTGGATCCACCTGGTGAGtgttaaaatatgtaaaatcagAGAATTTTTAGATTGAGTTTGGCAAATGGATCTGTAGATGACCATTTAAGAAGAGCATGGACAGAACATAACATCACACAACATCAAAAATTGCAGCTGTGTATTTTTAACTAAAGCTTAGTGAAATCAAAGGTAAAAGTGAAGAGGTCATAACACCCAGCCTGATGTGTCtactctctgctcctctcagtGGTTCACCTCGGTCCGGGAGAGGAGCGATCGGAGGATGCCATCATGATGAACACCCCTGTGATTAAGTCTGCCTTGGAGATGGGTTTTGAGAGGAGTCTAGTCAAGCAAACGGTCCAGAGCAAGATCTTGACCAGTGGAGAGAATTACAGAACAGTCCAGGAGCTGGTTTCAGACCTGCTGAGTGCTGAGGATCAGAAAAGGGAAGAAGAGCGTGAGATGCTGGCAGAGGCGATGGCATCAGGTAcagctgaaagtgaaaatgtagTTCGCACCTCTTGAGCTCTAATATCAGCTGTTCTGAGATCAGTGAACCGTTTGAAAGTCGTGAACAGTAAATTCCTTTAATAAGTCTTTGTTTGTATCTGTTTCAGATGGTTTCACCTTTGTGAAGAGACACCAGGCAGCGTTGATCCAGCGACTAAAGAGTGTCGAGCCAGTGTTGGAGCATTTAAGAGAGCAGAATGTGTTATGTAAGTTaatcttttttgtgttttggtatCAAATTTTAAAATCCTAATTAAATAAAGTTGCCATTTTCATAGTAATAATACTTGCTAGGCAGTCTTTAATATCTGAGAGCGCCGTTTAGGAAAATAGTTAAATTACCTTACAATTTGTGACTACAGTGAGGTTTCTAGGATGAATGTAACCAGGTTCTGTCaaatttataaaagaaaaaaaaaagttggagcCCTCTATTACAGGGTAAAGAGTTTCCCTTGAACCTGTTGCTGCACAGTTAATGTCATATAACTGTTTATGGTCATTTGAGTCTAATATAGTGAAATATGAGTATAGGAGATTTTATTTGAAGAATTGGAGTTATCATTTTAGCCCTCATCATGCACCTGTAGCATGTAGAGTTCAGAAACCGTGACTGAGAGTAACTCTTCCCTGTTCAAACGCAGCTGCAGAGGAGTACAGCAGTCTTCAGGCTCAGACGTCGGCCCAGCAGCAAACTGCCAGGCTGATAGAGCTCGTCCTCACAAAGGGCAACGCTGCTGCTGAGGTCTTTCGCAACTGGATCCAGAAAAACGATGTCCACCTGCTCAGAGATCTCATGGGTACGTCTTTTCATACATTAATGTTTGACCACTAAGAGTTCACCTAGTGGAACAGCTTGTACAGAAACCATCAGCTTAgatttaaacaacaacaacaacaaaaaaaaccccaacaactctagaatccaaaaaaataaaataaaataaaataaaatacagccaTCAAACTATAACTCAGTCCACAGCACAAGTTGTTCTATTGTAAAAGCAATGCTTAGGCTTGGTATAAAAGTGAGATTAAGCATATAGTCTTAAGAAATGCAAAggttgttttatatttattgatTCTGTTGTGCATTAACCAAAGCCTGACCTAAATACATGTtgtctttcacattttcagcCCAGTCTAACGAAGCAGCATCACCAAGCCAAGATCTCTCAGGTATGAAAACACACCTGAGCCTTGGACAGAACTTAAAGTCTTGCCAGTTCAATGTTATGTTCttaattgttttaattgtaAATCACTttctaacttttatttttataagttGTGAGAAATTCCTACATGTAAATGTTACATTTTGTCAGATGGGTACTGCAGTATTAATATCTGAGTGATTTAATGTAGAGATTAACAGTGATGCTTCCCGTTTGGACACGATGGGCCATTTGATTTGAGACGTCATCTTACGTATAAGACACATTAAATGTTAAACAGGACTTAACTGAGATTTTTTCATAGCTTTTACACAACAGATAATTTTCTTTTTGGGAAATGTGGCAGTTAAAGGGTTATGGGGAACTAACAAGAATGAGGACTTAACAccatggattaaaaaaacatttttctttgcagacCTGCCCATGGAGGAGCAGCTGCGGCGCCTGCAGGAGGAGCGTACCTGTAAGGTGTGTATGGATAAAGAAGTCAACATCGTCTTCATCCCATGTGGACACCTGGTGGTGTGCAAAGAGTGTGCACCGTCACTGCGAAAGTGCCCGATCTGCAGAGGTCTGGTTAAAGGCACAGTCCGAACCTTCCTCTCTTAGGCAGGAGGCTGTGAACCGTGTTCCCTCAGTCTCATGTGTGATTGAATGTAAGCAATataatatacatttatatttattggaaaggttttttttcctctcacatctGTGACTTACCTGTACGTTACTCTTAACAGACATTTAAGATGTCACCAGCTTTCTGCATAATCTATTTACATGACTAGATAAAACTCAGACATAATCATATATGGTattgactttaaaatacagGAAGTTGTAAGCCTGgattcatttttgatttttcaacACATTTGCTGGCTTTTGTTAATTGGCCTGGTTGACATGTTTCAGATTAGTATGATACTATGAATCAGTAAACACCTGTTAGGAAATTGTGTGAAAAATCTCATTAAACAACCAATGTTCAGTGCAATGATCTGttccactgtttttctttacatttaaaataacaccCAATCAGGGGTgggctggccatcgggaggttcGGGAGGTTTCCCGAACGGCCGGTCTGTTCCCGGACGGTGGtcagaacatttttttaccctataaaatgcagtataagtgtaccgcagcagcgtgtcctcgcagccgcaggtggcaccGAGTGGAACGTAACCAAGGATCACTTCCACGGTTGCGTTTCTCGGCTGCTGCTAGGAACTGGTTCCAGAAGTAAGCAATTCTCCactgacccccatgttaaaatagacaactttacagcctaaaaaaagatatttacaTCCtgctacatttttttgtttttagtctcTATTGATCAGGAGCGGGCTGTTTATTTTagttagacctcaaaatgtcatgaaacaccTCATACTAagtcgtcaaaatatgccaaaaaaagtcatgttttagtaagacctcaaaatgacataaaaaaccaTATACGGCCAtgaggcatcaaaatatgccaaaaaaagtcagattttagtaagacctcaaaatgtcataaaatatctcatacggccgtaaggcgtcaaaatatgccaaaaaagtcatattttagaaggacctcaaaatgtcataaaaaacgtcatagtatagtatggcgtcaaaattttttttgacctcctaaagtcataaaaaacatcatagtatagtatggcgtcaaaatcggccaaaaaaagtcaacattttttttgacctgaaaatgtcataaaaaacgtcatagtatagtatggcgtcaaaatcggacaaaaaaagtcaaaaatttttttgacctccaaaagtcataaaaaacatcatagtatagtatggcgtcaaaatcggacaaaaaaagtcaaaatttttttgacctccaaaagtcataaaaaacatcatagtatagtatggcgtcaaaatcggacaaaaaaagtcaaaattttttttgacctccaaaagtcataaaaaacgtcatagtatagtatggcgtcaaaatcggtgaaaaaaagtcaaaaatttttttgacctcaaaatgtcataaaaaacgtcatagtatagtatggcgtcaaaatcggccaaaaaaagtcaaaaaattttttgacctcaaaatgtcataaaaaacgtcatagtatagtatggcgtcaaaatcggccaaaaaaagtcaaaaaattttttgacctccaaaagtcataaaaaacgtcatagtatagtatggcgtcaaaatcggccaaaaaaagtcaaaaaattttttgacctccaaaagtcataaaaaacgtcatagtatagtatggcatcaaaatcggtgaaaaaaagtcaaaaaattttttgacctcaaaatgtcataaaaaacatcatagtatagtatggcgtcaaaatcggccaaaaaaagtcaaacttttttttgacctccaaaagtcataaaaaacgtcatagtatagtatggcgtcaaaatcggtgaaaaaaagtcaaaaaattttatgacctcaaaatgtcataaaaaacatcatagtatagtatggcgtcaaaatcggtgaaaagaagtcaaaaaattttttgacctccaaaagtcataaaaaacgtcatagtatagtatggcgtcaaaatcggccaaaaaaagtcaaaattttttttgacctcaaaatttcataaaaaacgtcatagtatagtatggcgtcaaaatcggccaaaaaaagtcaacattttttttgacctccaaaagtcataaaaaacgtcatagtatagtatggcgtcaaaatcggaaaaaaaaagtcaaaattttttttgacctcccaaagtcataaaaaacgtcatagtatagtatggcgtcaaaatcggacaaaaaaagtcaaaaaaatttttgacctcctaaagtcataaaaaacgtcatagtatagtatggcgtcaaaatcggccaaaaaaagtcacaattttttttgacctgaaaatgtcataaaaaacgtcatagtatagtatggcgtcaaaatcggccaaaaaaattcaaaagtttttttgacctcctaaagtcataaaaaacatcatagtatagtatggcgtcaaaatcggccaaaaaaagtcaaaaaattttttgacctccaaaagtcataaaaaacgtcatagtatagtatggcgtcaaaatcggccaaaaaaagtcaaaattttttttgacctcaaaatgtcataaaaaacgtcatagtatagtatggcgtcaaaatcggccaaaaaaagtcaacattttttttgacctcaaaatgtcaaaaaacgtcatagtatagtatggcgtcaaaatcggtgaaa
This genomic stretch from Toxotes jaculatrix isolate fToxJac2 chromosome 12, fToxJac2.pri, whole genome shotgun sequence harbors:
- the birc2 gene encoding baculoviral IAP repeat-containing protein 2 isoform X1 — protein: METLLQLKNNQFLMGLCRNGPPPELHYDNSSELFRISTFARFPASGVTERSLARAGWFYTGVGDRVQCFRCNVTADGWQAGDCPTERHRQLSPSCPFIQSLPSTANLLSSSHSAFSPLRIAPAMPLSGPGPAVPTVSQGEEAVGYLNMGFSAPPPSSPLSSRGVEDMSHQRPTCHNPSMRREQDRLDSFHSWTLSIITPAELAKAGFYYLGQCDRVACFSCGGQLSNWEPGDRAVSEHQRHYPNCRFVRGDRADNVSLAGVAGAASGAAQLSAGGPALSNVSNPAMQQSEERLLTFVNWPSRIPVRPEQLAKAGFYYVGRNDDVKCFCCDGGLRCWESGDDPWVEHAKWFPRCEYLLQEKGQEFVHQIQARFPRLFEQLLTNGDSSSREFVDPPVVHLGPGEERSEDAIMMNTPVIKSALEMGFERSLVKQTVQSKILTSGENYRTVQELVSDLLSAEDQKREEEREMLAEAMASDGFTFVKRHQAALIQRLKSVEPVLEHLREQNVLSAEEYSSLQAQTSAQQQTARLIELVLTKGNAAAEVFRNWIQKNDVHLLRDLMAQSNEAASPSQDLSDLPMEEQLRRLQEERTCKVCMDKEVNIVFIPCGHLVVCKECAPSLRKCPICRGLVKGTVRTFLS
- the birc2 gene encoding baculoviral IAP repeat-containing protein 2 isoform X2, whose protein sequence is MGPHLSYNMITPQSLSTSLPPHFLFLCNGTTDGWQAGDCPTERQTQLSPSCSFIQSLPSTANLLSSSHSAFSPLRIAPAMPLSGPGPAVPTVSQGEEAVGYLNMGFSAPPPSSPLSSRGVEDMSHQRPTCHNPSMRREQDRLDSFHSWTLSIITPAELAKAGFYYLGQCDRVACFSCGGQLSNWEPGDRAVSEHQRHYPNCRFVRGDRADNVSLAGVAGAASGAAQLSAGGPALSNVSNPAMQQSEERLLTFVNWPSRIPVRPEQLAKAGFYYVGRNDDVKCFCCDGGLRCWESGDDPWVEHAKWFPRCEYLLQEKGQEFVHQIQARFPRLFEQLLTNGDSSSREFVDPPVVHLGPGEERSEDAIMMNTPVIKSALEMGFERSLVKQTVQSKILTSGENYRTVQELVSDLLSAEDQKREEEREMLAEAMASDGFTFVKRHQAALIQRLKSVEPVLEHLREQNVLSAEEYSSLQAQTSAQQQTARLIELVLTKGNAAAEVFRNWIQKNDVHLLRDLMAQSNEAASPSQDLSDLPMEEQLRRLQEERTCKVCMDKEVNIVFIPCGHLVVCKECAPSLRKCPICRGLVKGTVRTFLS